The following proteins come from a genomic window of Nicotiana tomentosiformis chromosome 12, ASM39032v3, whole genome shotgun sequence:
- the LOC138902695 gene encoding uncharacterized protein, translating to MGSLAYTLVGERPLALDVQALANRFVRLDVSKSSRVLACVVAQASLLEHIEARQFNDPHLLIGDDGVMQLQSRICVLNTDGLRELILEEAHSFRYSIHPGDTKMYCGLKQHYQWQKMKKDIVGHVSWCLNYQEVKYDHQKSGGRDWRYQSGSGAHHY from the coding sequence atggggagtcttgcttataCTCTTGTTGGAGAGAGAccgttagcattggatgttcaagctttggccaatcgattcgtgaggttggatgtttcaaaGTCTAGCCGGGTTCTCGCTTGTGTTGTGGCACAGGCATCGTTGCTGGAGCATATAGAGGCTCGCCAGTttaatgatcctcacttgttgattggagatgatggtgttatgcagcTTCAAAGCAGGATTTGTGTTCTGAACactgatgggttgagagagttgatcctcgaggaggctcacagttttcgctattccattcacccaggtgacACGAAAATGTACTGTGGCTTGAAACAACACTATCAGTGGcagaagatgaagaaagatatcGTTGGTCATGTCTCTTGGTGTTTGAATTATCAAGAGGTGAAGTATGATCATCAGAAATCGGGTGGGagagattggagataccagagtggaagtggagCGCATCACTAttga